A single Oryza brachyantha chromosome 8, ObraRS2, whole genome shotgun sequence DNA region contains:
- the LOC121055230 gene encoding mini zinc finger protein 4-like, translated as MMKRMVVLRRCQPPPPPPAAPAATAVGAGCCGRVRYGECRRNHAARMGGHAVDGCREFLAEGEEGTGGALRCAACGCHRSFHRRVVVPQCCCYDAAAAAAASVGWEWRDCSPESSSSASSTAAS; from the coding sequence atgatGAAGAGGATGGTGGTACTGAGGCGgtgccagccgccgccgccaccgccggcggcgccggcggcgacggcggtgggagCTGGGTGCTGCGGCAGGGTGAGGTACGGGGAGTGCAGGAGGAACCACGCGGCGAGGATGGGCGGGCACGCGGTGGACGGGTGCCGGGAGTTCCTCgccgagggggaggagggcaccggcggcgcgctccgctgcgccgcgtgcggcTGCCACCGCAGCTTCCACCGCCGGGTGGTCGTGCCGCAATGCTGCTGctacgacgcggcggcggccgccgccgcctccgtggGGTGGGAGTGGCGGGACTGCTCGCCGGAGTCATCCTCCTCGGCGTCCAGCACAGCGGCCAGCTAG
- the LOC102706401 gene encoding zinc-finger homeodomain protein 10-like, producing MEAVVGVKYRPVVFPNGGAAAVGRSKARAGIGGGEGVGVYRECLKNHAASLGGHAVDGCGEFMPSPAADAADPCSLKCAACGCHRNFHRRLPEAPPSPPLLALPPPPPQQQQLNAAAVAVAAPAPPQLLHGSHRRGEETPVVERMAHGAGRHHHEDDDDDDDSEDSDEMSDYDDDRPTSPMPAPPVVLQAPGYLPSATHMLLSLSTGAPGSAPGMAARHPTAMGPPAPCSASPSASASASAARKRFRTKFSPEQKQQMQALSERLGWRLQKRDEAIVEDSCREIGVGKGVFKVWMHNNKHNFLGGHSARRSASASAAAAASPVLHPAPHPAPAPHAPPPVHTDFNINGSSTHSAVAAAAGDHAATASGGSPQSS from the coding sequence ATGGAGGCCGTCGTCGGGGTCAAGTACAGGCCGGTGGTGTTCCccaacggcggcgcggcggcggtggggaggaGTAAGGCGAGGGCGGGGATTGGAGGAGGTGAGGGGGTGGGGGTGTATAGGGAGTGTTTGAAGAACCATGCGGCGAGCTTGGGCGGGCACGCGGTTGATGGGTGCGGGGAGTTcatgccgtcgccggcggcggatgctGCTGACCCGTGCTCGCTCAAGTGCGCCGCGTGTGGGTGCCACCGGAACTTCCATCGCCGGCTGCCCgaggcgccgccgtccccgcctCTCCTCgcgcttccgccgccgccgccgcagcagcagcagctgaacgctgcggcggtggcggtggcggcgccggcaccaCCGCAGCTGTTGCATGGGAGCCACCGGCGTGGGGAGGAGACGCCGGTGGTCGAACGCATGGCGCACGGCGCCGGGCGGCACCAccacgaggacgacgacgacgacgatgactcGGAGGACTCCGACGAGATGTCCGactacgacgacgaccgccCCACCTCGCCGATGCCGGCCCCTCCGGTGGTGCTGCAGGCTCCGGGCTACCTCCCCTCCGCGACGCACATGCTGCTGTCGCTGAGCACCGGCGCCCCGGGCTCCGCCCCAGGCATGGCGGCCAGGCACCCCACCGCCATGGGCCCTCCCGCACCATGTTCGGCATCGccatcggcgtcggcgtcggcttcCGCGGCGCGGAAGCGGTTCCGCACGAAGTTCAGCCcggagcagaagcagcagatgCAGGCGCTGTCGGAGCGTCTCGGGTGGCGGCTGCAGAAGCGCGACGAGGCCATCGTCGAGGACAGCTGCCGCGAGATCGGCGTCGGCAAGGGCGTCTTCAAGGTCTGGATGCACAACAACAAGCACAACTTCCTCGGCGGCCACAGCGCGcgccgctccgcctccgcctccgccgccgccgccgcctcccccgttCTCCACCCAGCCCCCCACCCTGCCCCGGCGCCACACGCCCCACCACCAGTCCACACTGACTTCAACATCAACGGCTCTTCCACTcactccgccgtcgccgccgccgccggcgaccacgccgcgacggcgagtggcggcTCGCCGCAGTCATCTTAA